The Castanea sativa cultivar Marrone di Chiusa Pesio chromosome 11, ASM4071231v1 genome contains a region encoding:
- the LOC142617176 gene encoding putative glutathione S-transferase, translating to MADEVVLLDFWLSMFGMRVRIALAEKGIKYEYQEQDIFNKSPLLLEMNPIHKKIPVLIHNGKPVCESLIIVQYIDEVWNDKSPLLPSDPYQRAHARFWADFVDKKVYEVSRKLWTTKGEELEVGKKEFFEIYKILEGELGGKPYFGGETFGFVDLSLITFYSWFHVYEVFGNINIEAECPKIIAWAKRCLQKETVANSLADQKKVYEAVGQLRKIRGLE from the exons ATGGCGGACGAGGTGGTTCTGCTAGATTTCTGGCTCAGTATGTTTGGGATGAGGGTCAGGATTGCACTGGCCGAGAAGGGTATCAAGTATGAGTACCAGGAGCAGGATATATTTAACAAGAGCCCTCTGCTTTTAGAGATGAACCCCATTCACAAGAAGATCCCAGTTCTCATCCACAATGGCAAACCTGTGTGTGAGTCTCTCATCATTGTTCAGTACATTGATGAGGTCTGGAACGATAAGTCTCCATTGCTACCCTCTGATCCTTACCAGAGAGCTCATGCCAGGTTCTGGGCTGATTTTGTTGATAAGAAG GTTTATGAAGTTTCAAGGAAGTTATGGACCACAAAAGGAGAAGAGCTGGAGGTAGGCAAGAAGGAATTCTTTGAAATCTATAAGATATTGGAGGGGGAGCTTGGTGGCAAGCCTTACTTTGGGGGTGAAACATTTGGGTTTGTGGACCTTTCTCTTATCACTTTCTACAGCTGGTTCCATGTCTATGAGGTATTTGGCAATATCAACATAGAGGCAGAGTGCCCCAAGATTATTGCGTGGGCAAAGAGGTGTTTGCAGAAGGAGACTGTGGCCAACTCTCTTGCTGACCAGAAGAAGGTTTATGAGGCTGTTGGGCAATTGAGGAAAATTCGTGGCTTGGAGTAG